Proteins co-encoded in one Verrucomicrobiota bacterium genomic window:
- the rpmF gene encoding 50S ribosomal protein L32: MAAPKRRTSKSKGRMRRGANRWRRPTFKSCPECGSTVPSHIACPSCGFYNGRQVLDVDAL, translated from the coding sequence ATGGCCGCACCCAAACGCAGAACCTCCAAAAGCAAAGGCCGCATGCGCCGTGGGGCCAACCGCTGGCGCCGTCCGACCTTCAAAAGCTGTCCGGAATGCGGCTCAACCGTGCCTTCCCACATCGCCTGCCCCTCCTGCGGATTTTACAATGGTCGGCAAGTCCTGGACGTGGACGCCCTCTGA
- a CDS encoding fructosamine kinase family protein: MLVDPALQSHLLARFQENTGQALSSPEVRSVSGGCIHQSFLLRSPEGAFFAKINSASCAPLLQAESEGLRHLATTKEIRVPRVLSQGTHGEQAFLLLEALDLVPLRAGQASLGRKLAALHAHQAARHGFPQDNFIGATAQRNALEENWADFFTQHRIEFQIHLAEKHGYRLADSPRAVDRFHQLLSSHQPAPSLLHGDLWGGNAAELASSQEPVLFDPAVFYGDRETDLAFTRLFGGFEARFYAAYQEASPLPPGWQERSVLYNLYHQLNHLNLFGESYLPAVSQILARLAQASSLPS, encoded by the coding sequence GTGCTCGTGGACCCGGCCCTTCAGTCTCACCTGCTGGCCCGGTTTCAGGAAAACACCGGACAAGCGCTCTCCTCGCCCGAAGTCCGCTCGGTCAGCGGGGGCTGCATCCACCAGTCCTTCCTCTTGCGGAGTCCCGAGGGGGCCTTCTTTGCCAAAATCAACTCCGCTTCTTGCGCTCCCCTCTTGCAGGCTGAATCCGAGGGCCTGCGCCACCTGGCCACCACCAAAGAAATCCGCGTTCCCCGGGTCCTATCCCAGGGAACTCATGGAGAGCAGGCCTTTCTCCTTCTCGAAGCCCTCGATCTGGTGCCGCTGCGGGCGGGCCAAGCCAGCTTGGGGCGAAAACTGGCCGCCCTCCATGCTCACCAAGCGGCACGGCACGGTTTCCCGCAGGACAACTTCATCGGCGCCACCGCGCAACGAAACGCACTGGAAGAGAACTGGGCCGACTTCTTCACCCAACACCGCATCGAATTCCAAATCCACCTGGCCGAAAAGCATGGCTACCGCCTGGCGGACTCCCCTCGCGCCGTGGACCGTTTTCACCAGCTGCTATCCAGCCACCAGCCCGCCCCCAGCCTCCTCCATGGGGATCTCTGGGGAGGCAACGCCGCTGAACTGGCCTCCTCCCAGGAACCAGTGCTCTTCGACCCAGCCGTCTTCTATGGCGATCGGGAAACCGACCTCGCCTTCACTCGCCTCTTTGGCGGTTTTGAGGCCCGGTTTTATGCGGCCTACCAAGAGGCCTCCCCTCTTCCACCCGGCTGGCAAGAGCGATCCGTCCTCTACAATCTCTACCACCAGCTCAATCACTTGAACCTTTTTGGAGAATCCTATCTGCCCGCCGTCTCCCAGATCCTGGCGCGCTTGGCCCAGGCATCCTCCCTCCCCTCCTGA
- the coaD gene encoding pantetheine-phosphate adenylyltransferase yields MRKAIYPGSFDPVTRGHLDVIQRAAKLFDEVVVAVARNDQKQPLFTTEERVSLLEASIDGAANIQVIGFESLLIDLAREQGAIALVRGMRAVSDFEFEFQMALMNRHLAQEIETIFLMPHQECIYISSRIVKEVAQLGGDVSGFVTEPVRQALLEKFHPQTS; encoded by the coding sequence ATGCGAAAAGCCATCTATCCGGGCAGCTTCGATCCGGTGACTCGTGGTCACTTGGACGTCATCCAGCGCGCGGCCAAGCTTTTCGACGAAGTGGTGGTGGCCGTGGCCCGCAATGACCAAAAGCAGCCCCTCTTCACCACCGAAGAGCGCGTTTCACTCTTGGAGGCCAGCATCGACGGTGCCGCCAACATTCAGGTCATCGGCTTCGAGAGTCTTCTCATCGATCTCGCCCGGGAGCAGGGCGCCATCGCCCTCGTCCGCGGAATGCGAGCCGTCTCCGACTTCGAGTTTGAGTTCCAAATGGCCCTCATGAATCGGCATTTGGCCCAAGAAATCGAAACCATCTTCCTCATGCCTCATCAGGAGTGCATCTACATCAGCTCCCGGATCGTGAAGGAAGTGGCCCAGCTCGGCGGGGACGTCTCCGGCTTCGTCACGGAGCCGGTTCGCCAAGCCCTTCTGGAAAAATTCCACCCGCAGACCTCATGA